The following are encoded together in the Pieris napi chromosome 17, ilPieNapi1.2, whole genome shotgun sequence genome:
- the LOC125057950 gene encoding post-GPI attachment to proteins factor 2-like has translation MLNDAQEELAQSLPRANYRINEAENVKSSLIVVEHKGDLWTCALRKICLTALWLPLGALIFCYVTASLFQADDIHETHCRVYNVVPSISAITGISPQRYVWRICIAYHLGPRLLIGSLYFNYHKERTLHITDEQMRLTATKLGKACYWLNLVELFALTGVTYVSNRENYFIHEKIFIIFMVASLLHMLCRARIGCIANDVLEPVRTNKIVWNLFFIAIAATTGLIIFFLRHRLLCRPLAFTWFSVCEYILATTNMVFHAIVVLDLPFHEVKVVYSERKSN, from the exons atgttaaatgacGCACAGGAAGAGTTAGCACAATCTTTACCAAGAGCTAATTATCGCATAAATGAAGCAGAAAATGTGAAAAGTTCACTTATAGTTGTAGAAcataag gGTGATTTGTGGACATGTGCTCTAAGAAAGATCTGTTTGACTGCTCTCTGGCTTCCACTAGGCGctctaatattttgttacgtGACAGCTTCCTTATTCCAGGCAGATGACATTCATGAAACCCACTGTCGg GTTTATAACGTAGTACCATCAATAAGTGCAATTACTGGGATAAGCCCTCAAAGGTACGTCTGGAGGATATGCATCGCCTACCACCTAGGACCAAGATTATTGATAGGATCTCTATACTTTAACTACCATAAAGAACGCACTTTGCACATAACGGATGAACAG aTGCGATTGACGGCAACTAAACTGGGAAAAGCTTGCTATTGGCTAAATTTGGTGGAATTGTTTGCTTTGACGGGTGTTACGTATGTCTCTAATAGagaaaattatt tcATTCACGAGAAGATCTTCATAATTTTTATGGTGGCTTCTCTATTACATATGTTATGTAGAGCAAGAATTGGATGTATCGCAAATGACGTTTTGGAGCCCGTACGGACCAACAAAATTGTGTGGAACCTATTCTTCATCGCAATAGCAGCTACTACaggattaattatttttttcttgagACATCGCCTTCTCTGTAGACCGCTTG CTTTCACGTGGTTTTCTGTGTGCGAGTACATTTTGGCCACAACGAATATGGTATTCCACGCGATTGTCGTCTTGGACCTGCCTTTTCACGAAGTAAAAGTAGTTTATTCAGAACGCAAGagcaattaa
- the LOC125057861 gene encoding tetratricopeptide repeat protein 17, which yields MIFCKFILCIRFLILITCAERLQASSHWMVTESGLIQPRMDSPFEMARPYDFLSFLKQETRWDEIIKLHHELSKKQKFLDELWTDIEKDTDLGVDVGKDENCMRAGPLSMIDWYHTPLEDGTIKNIAEEEFLLPSSYGPSIDVPDCKKISSLTFSMFTFEHLSSMIKRTNISITPEYPTLDIISPAASVEQFGHWLAGALKKNSSSWLHYNLAALFWRMKGNAPKALECCRRAVHYAPRQYKDIALLNLGSLLYRAKKYADAITILNSALDHDSHNSIAHFVLGNIYTYLGEFNISLAHYKVSLGINPKMDIAKKHKYATLCHVHLGGRIRNLKVKIDKLREGLSEYILKESMWIKTQSEFLKTMKPIDGYDYKNVEKNCAKMSELTGLRINEIKMLGDRYSLIKYFFDGPIYNDRLLEVSGTANLDAIYTLQRIVSHIQRHANMADILVHFNTDEPIEDQTAKPEQIAHSEEVQSDVDKKTQTSDQFSEFESGIFLYPPTLIINRNHEDFDKDPNWPSDAMCTQALHLFPDNLEAMYPVFLPLENKGIRVKTLLTDKIGVPLGEEHELPWHPPVCPTDKEGRKSYKQQLITEVVESDLLRQKLLEYVGNGDIEKAEHMQDAEIGHRIYVAMNKNTAPKWITQVIASLYWRVRGNRVNALHCLQAANKVVPPKYKEVVLVSLGSVLIEMGCFEEAVAATEEAFRLNLYEPATNFLLGELNMIKRHRRTHMFHLKQVVRVEPGFMNGLAKNLLNAWACIMKEVNKFQEMDFIEGDICTQVEPGINMVCEKGGENCHMTNIQCFSSQDRSDSSMIMKLLAQHDKTYQSKDLMSDDFFDFVIQRMPSDRTDRLAHQANYDHMMKAVETVLHGCGPLGCKSLQPADLALTEEECSHHYIQLGYWLHIVSFKQLFTDTNIRIPSDIITMNPSNKKIPECKLVSEPLEDFYYERLSRIDTEGWQPIMTLTHQFAELFNYFDYVTLGAKIAKYVEARPTSWVAALSASWWCGAGGHGACAVRCAAAAHALAPQHYSSYPLRALVALLHMHSKGKDAKDVAYLSFYGSPKSKIEAFLVAVSHTYLEEFDQAVWMYRYSLVFDEQFKPAKACLHATMCLMLIPEAKKAIKNK from the exons atgattttttgtaaatttattttgtgcattcgtttcttaattttaataacatgcGCTGAAAGACTGCAGGCTTCGTCCCACTGGATGGTTACTGAAAGTGGATTAATTCAGCCCAGG ATGGATTCTCCTTTTGAAATGGCTCGACCATATGACTTCTTATCATTTTTAAAGCAAGAAACTCGTTGGgatgaaattattaagttGCACCATGAGTTATCAAAAAAGCAAAAATTTCTTGATGAACTCTGGACAGATattgaaaaagatacagattTAGGTGTTGATGTTGGAAAAGATGAAAATTGCATGAGGGCGGGCCCTCTTAGCATGATTGATTGGTATCATACACCTTTAGAAGATGGTACTATAAAAAACATTGCGGAGGAAGAATTTTTGCTCCCAAGCAGTTATGGACCCAGTATTGATGTACCCGATTGTAAAAAGATATCATCCCTTACCTTCAGTATGTTTACTTTTGAACATTTAAGT AGTATGATAAAaagaacaaatatttcaattacacCAGAGTACCCTACACTGGATATAATATCTCCGGCAGCATCGGTAGAGCAATTTGGGCATTGGTTAGCTGGTGCCTTAAAAAAGAATAGTTCATCATGGCTGCATTACAACTTGGCAGCTTTATTTTGGAGAATGAAAGGAAATGCACCTAAAGCTTTAGAGTGTTGCCGACGAGCAGTGCATTATGCACCCAG ACAGTATAAAGATATAGCCTTATTAAACTTAGGATCTCTGCTATATCGTGCCAAAAAGTATGCCGATgctataacaatattaaatagtgCCCTCGACCACGATTCCCACAACTCTATTGCACATTTTGTACTAGggaatatttatacatatttgggtgaatttaatatatcaCTTGCTCACTATAAAGTGTCCTTGGGAATTAATCCAAAGATGGATATAGCTAAGAAACACAAATATGCTACATTATGTCATGTACATTTGGGTGGAAGGATACGGAATTTAAAAGT GAAAATAGATAAACTGCGCGAAGGTTTGAGTGAATATATTCTTAAAGAATCAATGTGGATTAAAACGCAGAGCGAGTTTTTAAAGACAATGAAACCAATTGATGGATAtg ATTATAAAAACGTAGAAAAGAACTGCGCAAAGATGTCAGAATTGACAGGACTAAGGatcaatgaaataaaaatgttgggTGATAGATACTCTttgataaaatacttttttgatGGACCGATATACAATGATAGGTTATTGGAAGTGAGCGGTACTGCCAATTTGGACGCTATTTACACGTTGCAAAGGATCGTTAGTCATATACAGAGACATGCCAATATGGCGGACATATTAGTGCATTTCAATACGGACGAACCGATTGAAGACCAAACTG CTAAGCCTGAACAAATTGCACATAGTGAAGAAGTCCAATCGGATGTTGATAAGAAAACTCAAACAAGTGATCAATTCTCTGAATTTGAAAGTggaatattttt ATACCCAccaacattaataataaacagaaaTCATGAAGATTTTGACAAAGACCCAAATTGGCCGTCAGATGCAATGTGTACACAGGCATTGCATTTGTTTCCTGATAATCTCGAGGCGATGTACCCGGTCTTCTTGCCATTGGAGAATAAAGGAATAAG AGTGAAGACTCTCCTTACTGACAAGATCGGAGTCCCGCTCGGAGAAGAGCATGAGTTGCCCTGGCATCCGCCCGTCTGCCCCACTGATAAGGAAGGAAGGAAATCTTATAA gCAACAATTGATAACTGAAGTCGTCGAATCGGACTTACTAAGGCAGAAGTTGTTGGAATATGTCGGAAACGGAGATATAGAGAAAGCGGAACATATGCAAGATGCTGAAATTGGACACAGAATATATGTAGCAATGAataag AATACAGCCCCAAAATGGATAACTCAAGTTATAGCGTCCCTTTATTGGCGTGTTCGTGGTAATAGGGTGAATGCCCTGCATTGCCTTCAAGCGGCGAATAAAGTCGTCCCGCCGAAGTACAAAGAAGTGGTTTTGGTGTCTTTGGGCTCCGTACTTATTGAGATGGGTTGCTTCGAGGAGGCAGTGGCGGCTACTGAAGAAGCCTTTAGGTTGAATTTGTATGAG CCAGCAACAAATTTCCTCTTAGGCGAGTTAAACATGATAAAGCGGCACAGACGGACACACATGTTCCACCTAAAACAGGTCGTGAGAGTGGAGCCAGGCTTCATGAATGGTCTGGCGAAGAATCTCCTAAACGCGTGGGCCTGCATCATGAAGGAGGTCAACAAGTTTCAAGAGATGG atttcatAGAAGGAGACATCTGTACGCAAGTGGAGCCGGGAATTAACATGGTGTGTGAGAAGGGAGGTGAAAACTGTCATATGACAAACATCCAGTGCTTCAGTAGTCAGGATAGAT CGGATTCGAGCATGATAATGAAGCTTCTAGCACAACATGATAAGACGTATCAGTCGAAGGATCTGATGAGCGATGATTTCTTCGACTTCGTGATACAGAGAATGCCAAGCGATAGAACTGACAGACTTGCGCATCAAGCGAATTACGACCATATGATGAAGGCGGTAGAGACGGTTTTGCATGGATGTGGGCCTTTGGGGTGTAAGA GTCTGCAACCCGCTGATTTAGCGCTTACAGAAGAAGAATGCTCGCACCATTACATACAACTTGGATATTGGCTGCACATTGTCAGCTTTAAACAACTCTTTACTGATACAAATATAcg AATACCGTCAGACATTATCACAATGAATCCGTCGAATAAGAAAATACCGGAATGCAAGTTGGTCTCCGAGCCCTTAGAAGACTTTTACTACGAGAGACTCAGTCGCATCGATACAGAAGGCTGGCAGCCCATCATGACGCTGACTCATCAGTTTGCTGAACTGTTCAACTACTTTGACTATGTGACATTGGGAGCCAAGATCGCTAAATATGTGGAAGCT CGTCCGACGTCGTGGGTGGCGGCTTTGAGCGCTAGTTGGTGGTGCGGGGCAGGCGGACACGGCGCGTGCGCAGTACGCTGCGCAGCCGCAGCTCACGCACTCGCACCGCAGCATTATTCCTCATATCCCCTTCGAGCATTAGTCGCCTTGTTGCATAT GCATTCCAAAGGAAAAGACGCCAAAGACGTAGCCTATCTCTCCTTCTATGGATCACCAAAGAGCAAAATCGAAGCATTTTTAGTCGCCGTCTCTCATACATATCTC gaAGAATTCGATCAAGCAGTCTGGATGTATCGCTACTCCCTGGTATTTGACGAGCAATTTAAACCTGCCAAAGCCTGTCTCCACGCTACCATGTGTCTTATGTTAATTCCCGAAGCAAAGAaggctataaaaaataaatga